ATTTTGATTAGAGGGTTTTGTATGAACTCTATGGTTGATCAAGGGTTtaggttttttaaggaaatggAAAGGCATGGATGTGATCCGGATGTTATTACGTACAATACTATTATCGACGGTTTGTGTAGGGCTGGGAAAGTAAAGATTGCACATAATGTGTTAAAGGGTATGGTTAAGAGAGGTCATCAGTTGAGTCCAAATGTTGTAAGTTACACCACTTTGGTTAGAGGATATTGTGAGAAGCAAGAGGTCGGACGGGCTCTTGATGTTTTTGAGGAAATGATAGATTGTGGTTTAAAACCGACAAGTATTACTTATAATACTCTTGTACAAGGTCTTTGTGAGGCTAAAAAATTTGACACAATAAGAGAGATCTTGGAAGGGACTCTAGGAGGTGGAGGTCTTATTCCAGATACATGTACTTTTAATACATTGATTACCTATCACTGCAATGTGGGAAATCTGGATGAAGCGATGAAGGTTTTTGAGAATATGTCGAACTTAAAGGTCAAACCTGATTCAGCAGCATATAGTGTCGTAATACGTTGCTTTTGTCAAAAGGGATACTTTGATAGGGCAGAGAAATTATTTGATGAACTAATGAAGAAGGAGGTATTGCGCTGTGATGATGGTTGTACACCTCTCGTTGCAGCATACAACCCCATGTTTGAGTATTTGTGCAAGATTGGCAAGACAAACAAGGCTGAGAAAGTGTTCAGGCAGCTAATGAGAAGAGGAACTCAGGATCCTTTTGCTTATGAAATCCTGATCACAGGGCATTGTAGAGAAGGCACATTTAATGAAGCACATGAACTATTAGTTTTAATGTTGAGGAGAGATTATATTCCTAATATTGAAATTTATGAGTCCCTAATTGAAGGTTTGTTGCAAAAGAATGACCCTAAAGTTGCTTACGATACTCTAGAGAAGATGTTGAAAAGCTCCCATCTTCCGAGATCTTCAACTTTCCATCAAATCCTTACAGAACTTATCAAGAAGAATTGTGCAATTGAATGTGCTTCCTTGGTGACACTAATGTTAGATAACAAAGTTAGACAAAACATCAGCCTTTCAACTGATACTGTGAGGATACTCTTCCAAATGGGATTAAGGGAGAAAGCTTTTGAGATTCTCAGGCGcctttatgaaaatgaatacaTGGTAAATATGGAAGGCTTGGTTGTTTTCCTTTGCCAGTGTAGAAAGTTATTGGAGGCACGTGAACTATTGCTATTTAGCTTAAGTAAGGATCATATTCTGAATGTAGATACATGCAGCACTCTCTTATCTTCTCTCTGCAAAGCGCGTAGAGCTTCAGAAGCATTTGAGATTTACTATGAGTTGCTCGAGAAAGGAGTCCAACAACCATTAAAATGCCTAGAAGAGTTAGGACTTGTTCTTGAAACTGAAGGAAGAACTAAGGAAGCTGAATTTGTTAAGAAGAGAATCTTAGGCCAATCGCAGTCCGATAGATTGGTTCAAACTTGTGCATCTGAAGGATATATATGTAATGTGTAGCATACAAGAGTTCTATTGTTTCTCCAATCATTATCTTAACCACATTTTATTCTGAAAAATAATGGTTGCAAATAATAGTTGGCTTACATGGGTGATGCTAGCTGGGATGGATGCCTCTGGAATGTGTCTAAGAGTGCTATCAGGTTAAAGACTAGAAAATTAGCAGTCCTCAAGGTCTCTGGTTCACCATTTGGCCTTTCAGGCGGTTATTAAGAGAAATATGGTTCAAGTGCATGCGGAGGGGATAGGTTCTATGCTTAATTGCAACAACGTTGGACATCTTAAACAGTCAAAACCTCCATATTTCTCAGATGAACAATTTGGCACTGACTTGACAACTTTAATAATGTTTCATTCTCCAATTTTCAGTCGTTACTGAGTCATCTGATCTTCTTCCTACCAAGCAATAGCAATGATATACAATTTTTTAAAGCTTTTGCTAGATGCCCTGGCTTCTGCAGAAGTTAAACCAAGGGCCTGATAGAATTGTACCTTGAAGTTTATACATTTAGATTTTTGGCTTCTGTAAAAAATCTTTCAAATAAAAAGAGTCAATTTTTATTTGAGTGACATTCTCCATAATATGCTTCTCAGTTCTCATGGGGGGTGTCTGTTTTTTATGGAATTGAACTAGATGTACTATAGCTTTCTTTACCATAGGATTAGAAATATATGATCTATCATGCATGCTGGGAATTGACACAGAGGAATGGTAGAATACGTGACCGGCATTATTCACCTGCAAAGCTCTATTTCTTACAACATTTTCATTTACAAAGTTTAATCAGCTGATTATCTCACTGCTGATGCCTTTAGAGACAAGAGATTATCCAAATCTGTGATATTTGCACTGCAGCCATCCTGAGGGGGGCCAAATATCTCCCAGAACCTAAGAGTCTCATCTGCTCCAGCCGATACCACAGTCAAACCATCAGGGCTCTGCATGAAAAGAAGGATAGTTACCATCTCAATTTTGATAAAACTATTACTCCTACTTTCTTTGATGTCTAAGTCTCACCTGGGAGAGATGCAAAATTCTTGATGAAGAAGCATGACGCATTGGCTCTCCTATTCTAGCCATTGAAGGATAACTCCATAAACACAACTGACAAGGAGATTCACCCGTTCCAAATCCATGGCCACTTAATATCTCTTTGTGATGCCTGTTCCATTGAAGTCCACAAATCTGCCAATTTCATTCACAAAAATACCACGTATATGATCAAAATATTTATGATGGAAATTTGTGACAAATCTATAAATTGAAATATCATTGCTCAAATAGTCAAATTAGTGGAAATTGGGAACTCTAGCATCC
This portion of the Lycium ferocissimum isolate CSIRO_LF1 chromosome 1, AGI_CSIRO_Lferr_CH_V1, whole genome shotgun sequence genome encodes:
- the LOC132052826 gene encoding pentatricopeptide repeat-containing protein At1g02060, chloroplastic — protein: MAITPFSSVTPKSTIFTFRAPHFQHICSYLSTLSQLFSQQTTNPTNTNKPKNAKPLNNPKPKTPSSSKSKKAANIAHIINTNPWSSNLESSLSTLTQPSLTHTTILHTLRFIKTPSKALHFFNWTQKTGFTHTQQSYFLMLQILGNGRNLNSARNFILSIPRRSNATVLLQDKYFNILIRSYGKAGLFQESLKVFKMMKSLGISPSVVTFNSLFLILLKRGRTGMVYELFDEMLKTFGAKPDLYTFNILIRGFCMNSMVDQGFRFFKEMERHGCDPDVITYNTIIDGLCRAGKVKIAHNVLKGMVKRGHQLSPNVVSYTTLVRGYCEKQEVGRALDVFEEMIDCGLKPTSITYNTLVQGLCEAKKFDTIREILEGTLGGGGLIPDTCTFNTLITYHCNVGNLDEAMKVFENMSNLKVKPDSAAYSVVIRCFCQKGYFDRAEKLFDELMKKEVLRCDDGCTPLVAAYNPMFEYLCKIGKTNKAEKVFRQLMRRGTQDPFAYEILITGHCREGTFNEAHELLVLMLRRDYIPNIEIYESLIEGLLQKNDPKVAYDTLEKMLKSSHLPRSSTFHQILTELIKKNCAIECASLVTLMLDNKVRQNISLSTDTVRILFQMGLREKAFEILRRLYENEYMVNMEGLVVFLCQCRKLLEARELLLFSLSKDHILNVDTCSTLLSSLCKARRASEAFEIYYELLEKGVQQPLKCLEELGLVLETEGRTKEAEFVKKRILGQSQSDRLVQTCASEGYICNV